In the Rattus rattus isolate New Zealand chromosome 18, Rrattus_CSIRO_v1, whole genome shotgun sequence genome, one interval contains:
- the Chst3 gene encoding carbohydrate sulfotransferase 3, whose amino-acid sequence MAPPVPMEKGLALPQDCRDLVHSLKIRGRYVLFLAFVVIVFIFIEKENKIISRVSDKLKQIPQFVADANSTDPALLLSENASLLSLSELDSTFSHLRSRLHNLSLQLGLAPAMEAQGQEALAETPSQQAGAGTRRHVLLMATTRTGSSFVGEFFNQQGNIFYLFEPLWHIERTVFFQQGGASAAGSALVYRDVLKQLLLCDLYVLEPFITPPPEDHLTQFLFRRGSSRSLCEDPVCTPFVKKVFEKYHCRNRHCGPLNVTLAAEACRRKDHMALKVVRIRQLEFLQPLAEDPRLDLRVIQLVRDPRAVLASRMVAFAGKYESWKKWLSEGQDQLSENEVQRLRGNCENIRLSAELGLRQPAWLRGRYMLVRYEDVARRPLQKAREMYRFAGIPLTPQVEDWIQKNTQAARDSSDVYSTQKNSSEQFEKWRFSMPFKLAQVVQAVCGPAMHLFGYKLAKDAASLTNRSISLLEERGTFWVT is encoded by the exons ATGGCGCCCCCTGTCCCCATGGAGAAAGGACTCGCTTTGCCTCAGGATTGCCGGGACCTTGTGCACAGCCTGAAGATTCGAGGCAGATATGTCCTGTTCCTGGCATTTGTGGTCATAGTTTTTATCTtcattgaaaaggaaaataaaatcatatccAG GGTCTCCGACAAGCTGAAGCAGATCCCTCAGTTTGTGGCAGATGCCAACAGCACCGACCCAGCCCTGCTCTTATCGGAAAACGCGTCTCTCTTGTCCCTGAGCGAGCTGGATTCCACCTTCTCCCATCTGCGGAGCCGCCTGCACAACTTGAGCCTGCAGCTGGGCTTAGCGCCAGCAATGGAGGCCCAGGGCCAGGAGGCTTTGGCAGAGACGCCATCCCAGCAGGCTGGAGCAGGGACCCGGCGCCACGTGCTCCTCATGGCCACCACCCGCACCGGCTCCTCATTCGTGGGCGAGTTCTTCAACCAGCAGGGCAATATCTTTTACCTCTTTGAGCCACTGTGGCACATCGAGCGCACCGTGTTCTTCCAGCAGGGAGGTGCCAGCGCGGCGGGTTCAGCGTTGGTCTACCGCGATGTCCTCAAGCAGCTATTGCTGTGTGACCTGTATGTGCTGGAGCCCTTCATCACCCCTCCGCCCGAGGACCACTTGACTCAGTTCCTGTTCCGCCGGGGATCCAGCCGCTCGCTCTGCGAGGATCCGGTGTGCACGCCCTTCGTCAAGAAGGTCTTCGAGAAGTACCACTGCAGGAACCGTCACTGCGGGCCACTCAACGTGACCTTGGCGGCCGAGGCCTGCCGCCGCAAGGACCACATGGCCCTCAAGGTCGTGCGCATCCGTCAGCTGGAGTTCCTGCAGCCTCTGGCTGAGGACCCAAGGCTGGACCTGCGAGTCATCCAGCTGGTGCGCGACCCCCGGGCCGTGCTGGCTTCACGCATGGTGGCCTTTGCGGGCAAGTATGAGAGCTGGAAGAAGTGGCTGTCCGAGGGCCAGGACCAGCTGAGCGAGAATGAGGTGCAGCGGTTGCGGGGCAACTGTGAGAACATCCGGCTGTCTGCAGAGCTGGGCTTGCGGCAGCCAGCCTGGCTGCGCGGTCGCTACATGCTGGTGCGCTACGAGGATGTGGCACGCAGGCCACTACAGAAGGCCCGAGAGATGTATCGCTTCGCAGGCATCCCCTTGACCCCGCAGGTGGAGGACTGGATCCAGAAGAACACGCAGGCGGCGCGCGACAGCAGCGACGTCTACTCCACTCAGAAGAACTCCTCGGAGCAGTTTGAGAAGTGGCGCTTCAGCATGCCCTTCAAGCTGGCACAGGTGGTGCAGGCTGTCTGCGGCCCGGCCATGCACCTCTTCGGCTACAAGTTGGCAAAGGATGCCGCCTCACTCACCAACCGCTCCATCAGCCTGCTGGAGGAGCGGGGCACCTTCTGGGTCACGTAG